DNA from Daphnia pulicaria isolate SC F1-1A chromosome 3, SC_F0-13Bv2, whole genome shotgun sequence:
CACGACAAATGGAGTCTTGCTGCTGCAACCCAAAGGAGAATTTGAAGGTGGGGCCTCTTTGCCTGGACAATGGGTCGAAGTCTCAGTCGGAGGAGCCTTGTACCATTTAAGAGATTCCAGATCTGCTCCGCAAAAGAAATCACAGGTTCGTTTTCACCTGCTCCTATTTTTACTATCcaatttttcatccattgatttttttctaaaatttggtTAGGTGgagaatgaattgaatttgctGGTGGATGGATCATTAATCGATTTGTGTGGCGCCACTCTGCTGTGGAGGAGTGCCGAAGGCCTTGCCAAAGGACCGGTACTATTGCTTTTCAATAAATCATTAACAGTTTATTTGATGTGTTTGCATTGGTTTGTGTATTGCAGACGGCTAGACATTTGGAAAAGATGGTTGACGAGTTGAATGCAGGCAAACCGCAGTGTCCAGTCGGTTTGAACACGCTGGTGTTGCCGAGAAAGTCGACTTTACCACCACCCGATCAGACTCCGTACGTTTATTTGAAATGTGGGCACGTTCAGGGCCAGCATCACTGGgggaaagaaggagaagatcgAACATGCCCCATCTGCCTTAAAGTTGGCCCTGTCTCACAACTCAGCATGGGTCTCGAACCAGCCTTTTGGGTGGATCGCGAACCACCCACGTACGCGTTCAATCCCTGCGGTCATATGGCTTCCGAGAAAACAGTCAAGTATGCAATCGCTTTTTAATTTGCACACTCGGCCTTTTTTGTATTGATCCGACTCTTATATTATTATCAAACACAATTATAGATACTGGGGAGCTATTCCTATTCCTCACGGTACTAACGGATTCATTGGCAAATGCCCGTTTTGCGCCACACCGCTGGAGGATCGAGGCTTCGCAAAATTAATATTCCAGGACCATTTAGAtagttaattaaaataattgaatgaatgccgttttgttttgttgccttttttttccacgGTCTGTCTAATTCTTTTCATCGATTGTACATTATAAAATTAAGACGGCCACAATTTCTTATAACCTCCCAGCCCGTACTGACTTTTAgagagaacgagagagagagagaatacacATTACTCTAATGTAAATATCCTGGCTCCGATATCTTCGACTAGCCAATCGATTCCTGACAATAAATTGTCTCCGTTCATGGCGCTGCAGCCGACGATACGCCAGTGATGAGTTTCAATGCTGTCGAGATTCAGTGCCTATTGACATTACAACGTGATTAATTTAACTGTAGTGACGTGAATGGATGGCAGTGGACAATATACCTCTTTGATTTCATCAGCTGTCATTGACCCTGGGAGATCTTGCTTGTTGGCAAAAACAAGCAATGTTGCACCTGCCAATCTCTTTTAAAAGGTAGgaatgtaaaaatgttttttaaaaataccaataAGTAAGGAACTACCTCTTCTTGTAGTAAGGAATGTAATTCTTTTGTGCAATCTTCCATCCTCCTTCTGTCAATGCTGTCGACAACCCAAACTAGGCCATCTGTGCTTTCAAAGTAGTTTCGCCAGTAGGACCTCAACGATTTTTGCCCTCCAACGTCCCATATATTGAGCtggtaacttttaaaaatagaagcatGTTGTTAATTACAGTAGTCTAAAAAGTAAGAATAATGAATAAGGTCAATTGGCACTTTTGGTGTTCCAGGGTCTTGATGTTGAATCCGAGAGTTGGTGAAATCGTATGGAcatcttctccattgaatttttttaatattgtgGTTTTGCCAGCATTGTCAAGGCCCCTGAAACACAGTTATAAATTGTACAAGTTAGCAATCAAACTCTGAAAGAGGTTAATTTTTTAAGAGTTATTTTGAATAGAAAACGATTGAAGGAAAAACTGACAGCATAAGTAGAcgcatttctttctctttctgtttcaatttttttagtatGGTCAATAAGACCATTCTGGTTACTGAGGCAAGTagcaatttatttgatttcacttGGTTtgacttgtttgttgttgacaGTTTGTTTGCAAGGGGCAGGACTTGAACAAATAAGACCCgcccttttttcaagtttaaacAGCGCCATCTGTTGGCTAAAAATTGTATCGTGTCATCTCGACAAACGaccggaagaaaaatacaggaCAGGTCACTGTTTGACGTTTAAGAAAGTCGATTGAAAATTCCGTCCAAAACTAGGTGTATATTTGCAAAGAGATGTAGTAAATTTACaagtcatttattttttaaaactcttcAGGTGCGACTTCGAAGATGAGAGGACAAGAAGAACGCGCCATCTGCGCGTAATACTGATTGGAATTCTTGTTGACTAACCAATGAGAGCTCATGCTGTTCCAAACGTGAGCCCCGACAACAGACTCGTCCCAGTTCACCTTATCCACTGGTCTGTCGCCACGTTTGTAAAAGTAATCTCTCCATCGATGATAGTGCACTGGGTAAAATGACTTTGGCGCTAAAATCCGGAACCCTTGGCATCGCTCCGGAGTCATCCAGCTAATGTAGTAAACTTGACACAAATTTTGTAGGATCCGCGTTACCAAATCGGGCCCATTGTGAGACCAAACATACCACCTGTATTATCAAGAATTCTATTGAAAATGAGATCACTAAAggttttattaaattatttagtaCTTGTAATCAGCTGCAAATTTTTCGACAGCAGTTCGAATGATTGGATGTTGATGGTCGACGTGAATGACACTCGATCCGAGTTTGTCACCGTCTTCGGCCACCACAAAATTGCGGTACGGCGTCACGGGTCGGAGTTGGATCACGTCTAAATCGAAATAGTATCCGCCGTACTTGGACAGGGTTAGAAATCGTAGAGCATCGCTAAGATGAGCCACGGCGTACCATCCGCGGTTCCACTCTGTGCAGAAATACCAACGCTCCAGCGGAGTGGCGACCATGTAGTCGCCCAAATTGATGCTGGTGATTTGCACGTTGGGGTAGTTGAGCCTCAGCGTTTTCATCGTCACTGAATTTAGATCTAAATGCTGGCCCGTCATGAGGAGGTGAACGGTCAAGTTGGGATTGTGAAAGGCCAGCGATTCGACCACGCAAGCCTGGCGGAAGTTGAGAAAAGTGGCGCCGGAAGTTTCGTGAAAAAACGCCTTGTCCTGAGTAAcatttaaatgtttgtatTCCTGCAAAGCAGGATATGGGCACGGCCATAGGCAATCTGGTCGTCCGCACATGTCGGAACCACTGGTGTTGCCCGCCAGACAACATCTGGATCTTCCAGCTCTACGAACGTTCACTCGAGGATCCATCTTGCGTGTGATTCAAATGCGTTAATTTACAGAAATAATTGAAGATATAAAAACACTTTTGATAATTACCTGGTGCAGAAAGATTTCTGACGTGAGGTAATTATAAACTATCAAGAAAAGAaccgaaaatgaaaacattccATAGTAGAAACGGCGACGTGTGACCGAACGGCAAATACGGGAACGGTTATTCGAAAATTTTAGATCCATTCTTCTGGCGATTGGCCTTCAAAATGGTAAGTAGATGCAGCACTTTGACACAGCCGCATTGCCACCAAAATTTGATGGtgatttctttaaaatctgATGAAATAAAATCGTAGTTTGGCCGAGGCTTTGCACCCGCACGTCCCTCAGCACCGACGAATGTTTTCTTGTGATCTTTGGCTTTCAGAATGAAGTCGGACGGTAGTgccagaaataaaataattgagcAGTCGTTATCAGCAGACAGCCAGATTTTTAACTGTGACTAATCTGGATAACAACTGATAAACGACTACGGTGGGTTGGGTCCGCATCGAATGGCTGCTCAAGTATACGTCAATAAAAACCTACGTACTATCAAATATCAATGTTGACGAAGCTGCCTTTCAAGTGTCAATTGTCACACGGCGATACTCCTGTTTTTAATTATAGTTCATTTTAGTATAGtgtatctataaaattcaattgcattatattatattagcCAGAACTAAAATGAGGAAGGGGTGATTGCATTTACCTTGCCTTATGGGGAAGAGGAAAGCCGACTCAGGAAATAGGGGGGACCCATAAAAGACGTAAAATATTTCTGTGTAAAACCAGTTTGAAGCACAACCTTTCCGTGTAACGTTGAAGGGGTCCTGACTCGTTCATTACATTTCCTCGACTGACTGATGCATAACATGactaaattgatttttctttctttcgtcatTGTTTATTCAAGAAATGGGCGGGGAGTTAAACCCAACCTGGCGGCCTTCCTTAATTATTCATCGGaagtatgggggggggggacaatgTCCGAAACGGGCACAGCTGTGGAAGGACACACCTGAGATCGAATAACCGTTATTGACAAACAAGCCGACAGGAAACAGCCGATCGCAATAACGCACTCACAGAAACGAgaaatgtacacacacaccaagTCTAAATAGTCCCTCCAGAGAGGAAGTCTCGTTTTGTGTTTACTTAACCGCTTTGAAAGTTCTTCAATTGCACTACACGTCGAGTAGTTGTAGTAAAAAATGCTGGacttatttttcattattaagaCATTTGCTGTGTCATTAGGGTAAAAATACTTTGCTTAGCTTTGTATTGTTGCAAAACCAACCCGTATTTAAACTGGagaaatttcaacattttttgccgctttattatttacaaaacgCCATCTAGAAGAATAATTGTGTACTGCTTCatgggtttttgttttatcattcGTCGTCTGCTTCGTTCTCGCATGGCTGTCTCCGAAGCGTGCTGGTTGTTCGTAATCTCCGAATGACGAATGTCTTTTCAATTCTAAGTATCTTTCTGACTATATTTCTAATTGTTTCAATGTGATTGAACTAGCACACAGTTATTGGTTTAAAAATTCCATGTGTAGAGTcaagtttatttttgaataccGCAATGGTGGGTGTGACAACACCTCTTTTAGAACTTTCCTTCATTTTGCttggtttcattttgaaacatgGCCTGTTTTGAAAATCTGCTTTGACACATTTACATTCCAGTTTTGTAGTGTAACTAAAACTTTCGCAAACTCATGCAAAATTAGGTATCACATTTTCAAAGAATGTAacacagttttctttttatgattcAGAATGTAATTTTTGCTAACTAGTTCTATCCATTTATCATTAGATGTTATGATTGACAAACAAGCTGTGTGtaataattgtttcttttcatatATCTAGACTACCTGACTGAAAGAAGTTTGAATCTTTTGTTGGATTGGTGGAGTACATGTGGTGAATCCAGAACAGAAAATGAAGATTGCCTTGATGGGGATTCACACCATTTATAGGTGTGAATATTTTATAGGCTTATTCCTTGAATATGTCTTTTGTTGAATCTTGAACTAGAGTAGAAGAAGGAAAACTGCCATGCTTGATTGTTTTGGTTTAAATTCCAGTCTCTCGTTGTGGGGCATAAAGTGCAAACCCTATTATTGGGGAACAATCGTCGCTTGACAAGACATAGTTTTGATTAAAGTTTAAAACTTCCTTGTCTTTACCTTTCTCCaactttgtttcatttttaaaatcttcttTGACACATTAGCTTTCCAGTTTCCGCAATAAAATTTGTTGggctattatattttaaaagaacATGGTGCAAGCGTGCAACACAATTTccttttaataatttgaaatgtaaTTCTCATTAGTACCTATTTTTATCACTGTGATAATGTGGTTAAATATGAACATGCCaggaataatttcttttttcttttcttgtttctagATTCCCTGATTGAAAGAAGTTTCGAATATTTGTGTTGGAGTTGTGGAGTACCTGTGGTGATTCCAGaacagaaaatggaaaatgagaTTGCCTTAATCACCATACAAACCCCATGTCACTGACAATGTCTATTTTTTTAGCAAAATTTCTTAATACTTGTTATGTTgactcttttatttattaagtaTTTGAACTAGAGAGGAAGAGGAAAACTGCCATGCATGATAGTCTTACTTTAAATTTCATTCTCTTGGTGGGGGGAAGGACAACctattttcggattttattcttttacatCATTTACGTGAGTTTTTGTAAGAACTGCAATCTTTCTGTATACCGAATTTTAATCAATCATAATCGAAAGACTCGGGGGAAGGAGGTGATAAAGCGGATGGATGCTTTAAAATTAGTTCGGTTTTAATCTTagagaatgaaaataaataaaattgtaagTATGCAAAGtagaattgttttatttgtcccaactccacccacaattccaccaattTTCaacatatatacatacatacacacatttacacatacacttaaggtaacccattggctgccacgccatacaccccgtaggttgctctctactactctacgcgccacgtctgaaggatccatggccaaggtgggacttgccattgctgacaagtccgggctgacacggtgacaggagaagatggaatgcacaacctctagaatccatcaccgtatcgaaaagggggaagtccctatggtgcattgcctaacggggcctttcggcgaatctggggctggtgcgactgtccgaccccgcggcatgaaaaccacgagaccgaacagcgcggcccgtgctaaggagctaggggagaacaaaggcgtggcagccaacgggttaactaacacaaacgcaataataccaacaatacaatgatccacgttgatgacgagtGTCGGTGTCCATTTCCAATTGCCAGAAGTATTTTGTTGGCGCATTCtaatcagataaaaaaaattggattagAATACAATACACACAACCTAAATGTGATTAACTTGTAAATGATGAACTTGCATCCATTCACTCCACCGAGTTTCGTTCGCACCAGGAGCAGGGGCTACATCCGACGGAGACCGGTGACGATTgttaaagatgagaaaatccatcttctcgacgtctcttctgcattacctgaataaagacaaaacaattcttatttagtgacatgccaataaaagttacataatacatgtACGTACAttgatctgtttttttcctcaaaaCTTCAAAGGCGCGCTTTACATTTGCTTAAAATCTACCaaacaatattgagaactgacCACAtcacaaagctcacttgctagtcttaaataaaaaattccggaagtataccggaagtaaccagagcacctcaaccattgagctgtcgtcaaattaaaccacatattcgtgatctccatgaaatttggggtcgattgagtgtcatttaaacgaaatccaaaatttggccaaaatcgagaattttcctgaactatagttcaggaaaactctcaaaaccggaagtacgaatacgtaaaaaatgaaacatgaactttaccacaaattcgacgaggatcacgaataagtggttcttttgtgcgtcagatgaatttttactgaactactgactaaaataagtaaaccagaagtagaaaaaaaagacaattatcgaaaatttaacaagtgagctttgttgctggaatagtaatcgtcagttatcactaaatatttcaacaaaataactcccaataaatgtttaaaaagatgtgaaagTAATTAAagctgactgttttgacagctgcaaattttcaaaaagccatctagcgttagaaaaaagaaacgttcaggtaaaacttttgtttgcgcgcaagaagggcctgattttggaattattacacagacacaaagtttaacgcaactagattattagtagataatctacgaaagtaAGTCAATTGTCGGTTACCTGGACATAATCCCGTGGCGAGTGACTGCAGGTATTTcacagcggacggaagcgaaCACTGAAGTGATCTTATTCGCCAGTGAAGCACAAGAAGCAGCGTACGTCGTGAAGATAAGGATCCGAACGTTGGTAGAAGTCCCTCTTCTGTCATGGACAAATCCAGCATTGACTCAAGGATCTCCGTGCCAGGCCAGGACCTCACGATTCCACGAAGAAACTGCGTTGTAGATTGAAACTGGTGGCGGACTCGCGATCTTATGGGACGTCACAAATAGTTCTGTAAAAACGAGTTGGGAATTAAAAGGAAGCTCAAACAAAATTACCTCATAGTAGTAACTCGTGTAAAAGGTGATAATGATGTTTACCTTTATCATTTGGGTGACGAATTCAGTAAGGCATTTGACTTTCATCAAGCAGATCTAGTACATGCTCATGGCAGGTTAttcacttcacactcttcatgtcactgaaactgGAACTCTAAGTAGCAATGAGATAAGGAAAATTATCTACATtacttacaaatttacacaaatttaccgatgaaaaataaaactctacctattTCTCAGCTGGGTGCTTTCCAGACAAATGTAGAaaacagccataacaacaaacatgctgCCACAGGTTACACCATCGACATTGCAAGATTCAGATAAGATACTATGGTTCACGAACAAGAAGACCTACATTGtttgaaaatctgaattataATGGTTTTACTGCTTCATTGTTCTGGTTGGTACTGCTTAGTAATGGTcagtaatgggaaaataccttGCACATTGTCTGATTTCCATTGTTTTTGGCTTTTGGCTTTTGGCAGCATGAGGAGCTAATGGATGGAAGGTGACTGCATctggaatttgaagaaataaatgggtataatataaaacaataaggaaactaggtaAAGAAAAACCCACGTTTGATATgcagttcaatttggtatttgcaataacagaaaaacaagtataaattagcaacaatttgtttcacCATGTTTCATGATGCATGAACAACAATGGCGACACTGCGACATCTAGTGatgattttctgaattttataCATTTTAAAGAATCCTAAATCctactaaaaagaaattggttgCTAACAGTACAGTAGAACTCcagcgacagtagaactcctttttttttttaaatattattaaaaatacccgacaatagaactccagtgcccgacagtagaaTTCCActaccgacaatagaactccaataatttGTATAACTATTTTCATggccaacaatagaactccaacgatTTAGCACTTGTGCGGACAAGGCGGGATGAGTATATACCAACTATCAAAGTATGTTATCCAGAGAACAACACACATTGTGCGACGGGAAGAATGAATCTTGTGAGTTTATTCAAGTccgaataaataaaagcaaaagttGGCAATAGGATGTAATAGCCTTGGGGGgcattttctttctatttttaaattcgatTTCATCCGAAAAATCTGATTGCTCGTTATTGGAATAAGAGATTTCATTACGAGAGAATTAAATGAACTGTTAATATTTGTGAACATAGATCGATGTATTCATTTTTCGATTACAGACGATCGATCCATCTTATTTGTGatgtaacatttttaatttactgtCTCAGCCCGTTCGCAAAATCAAGCCGGTCAAGCCATTAAATAGACCGGAATAGACCAACCATGGACCAACACAACACAGAAATTGAAAGTCGTACGAAAATCCAACCCATGAAGGTGTCGAAAGTCTCga
Protein-coding regions in this window:
- the LOC124328526 gene encoding protein pellino-like isoform X1 gives rise to the protein MPSDSRGSSSGGSQVGSNGKIHGYLIVLGNNGSLPSGDKGRKRSKYGVMQRPKPNGVQPSNQYRVQTPQTHPAVTDVNQHTIFYTLPRHQAVIVEYTSDPTKDMYQIGRSSEEPIDFVVADTVPGNLNKSSVNRTSSCPSNGGQVMAVGRVAQSTISRFACRLLVERDSLPARAYVYAAGFDSSRNIFLGEKATKWETDKGIDGLTTNGVLLLQPKGEFEGGASLPGQWVEVSVGGALYHLRDSRSAPQKKSQVENELNLLVDGSLIDLCGATLLWRSAEGLAKGPTARHLEKMVDELNAGKPQCPVGLNTLVLPRKSTLPPPDQTPYVYLKCGHVQGQHHWGKEGEDRTCPICLKVGPVSQLSMGLEPAFWVDREPPTYAFNPCGHMASEKTVKYWGAIPIPHGTNGFIGKCPFCATPLEDRGFAKLIFQDHLDS
- the LOC124328526 gene encoding protein pellino-like isoform X2 — protein: MPSDRGSSSGGSQVGSNGKIHGYLIVLGNNGSLPSGDKGRKRSKYGVMQRPKPNGVQPSNQYRVQTPQTHPAVTDVNQHTIFYTLPRHQAVIVEYTSDPTKDMYQIGRSSEEPIDFVVADTVPGNLNKSSVNRTSSCPSNGGQVMAVGRVAQSTISRFACRLLVERDSLPARAYVYAAGFDSSRNIFLGEKATKWETDKGIDGLTTNGVLLLQPKGEFEGGASLPGQWVEVSVGGALYHLRDSRSAPQKKSQVENELNLLVDGSLIDLCGATLLWRSAEGLAKGPTARHLEKMVDELNAGKPQCPVGLNTLVLPRKSTLPPPDQTPYVYLKCGHVQGQHHWGKEGEDRTCPICLKVGPVSQLSMGLEPAFWVDREPPTYAFNPCGHMASEKTVKYWGAIPIPHGTNGFIGKCPFCATPLEDRGFAKLIFQDHLDS
- the LOC124328580 gene encoding ADP-ribosylation factor-like protein 2, coding for MVLLTILKKLKQKEKEMRLLMLGLDNAGKTTILKKFNGEDVHTISPTLGFNIKTLEHQNYQLNIWDVGGQKSLRSYWRNYFESTDGLVWVVDSIDRRRMEDCTKELHSLLQEERLAGATLLVFANKQDLPGSMTADEIKEALNLDSIETHHWRIVGCSAMNGDNLLSGIDWLVEDIGARIFTLE
- the LOC124329475 gene encoding lactosylceramide 4-alpha-galactosyltransferase-like, which encodes MDLKFSNNRSRICRSVTRRRFYYGMFSFSVLFLIVYNYLTSEIFLHQMDPRVNVRRAGRSRCCLAGNTSGSDMCGRPDCLWPCPYPALQEYKHLNVTQDKAFFHETSGATFLNFRQACVVESLAFHNPNLTVHLLMTGQHLDLNSVTMKTLRLNYPNVQITSINLGDYMVATPLERWYFCTEWNRGWYAVAHLSDALRFLTLSKYGGYYFDLDVIQLRPVTPYRNFVVAEDGDKLGSSVIHVDHQHPIIRTAVEKFAADYKWYVWSHNGPDLVTRILQNLCQVYYISWMTPERCQGFRILAPKSFYPVHYHRWRDYFYKRGDRPVDKVNWDESVVGAHVWNSMSSHWLVNKNSNQYYAQMARSSCPLIFEVAPEEF